One window from the genome of Isachenkonia alkalipeptolytica encodes:
- a CDS encoding methionyl-tRNA formyltransferase — protein MKILYFGTNHAKSIKPLMELDREHQIVGVLEWSPKGSASKEFLRQIYHYGKNFRGGIKTLRSFAKRKNIPHINTQSCPMDTGEFQEKAKELQPELICVSYFGDRIPLNILEIPKYGGINAHGSYLPNYRGAIPWFWQYYHMEKEGGVTIHRLTEREDEGEILLQEKFPIELGLKEEALLHRITELATKLMTKTVREIEQAGKIQGKSKGKQPEEKPTKQSHHGKGQRKKHEETSRNLFKGRCIQRGEKFIDWENWDVKRVYHFLRGTGAMELNPPYLGGFWEVVDYRELKGPSENTPLMAKGLQPGDIEKSKEGYRLICKNGEVRLKSRWSMKDLIRQLLTAR, from the coding sequence ATGAAGATTCTTTATTTCGGCACCAATCATGCGAAATCCATAAAACCCCTTATGGAATTAGACCGAGAACATCAAATCGTCGGTGTGTTGGAGTGGAGCCCGAAGGGTAGTGCTTCGAAAGAATTTCTTCGGCAAATTTATCATTATGGAAAGAATTTTCGCGGTGGGATTAAAACCTTAAGGAGCTTTGCGAAAAGGAAAAACATCCCTCATATCAACACCCAGTCTTGTCCAATGGATACAGGGGAATTTCAAGAAAAAGCAAAGGAACTTCAGCCTGAACTGATCTGTGTATCCTATTTCGGGGACCGGATCCCCTTAAACATTTTAGAAATTCCAAAGTATGGAGGAATCAATGCCCACGGGTCCTATCTTCCTAATTACCGGGGTGCCATTCCCTGGTTCTGGCAGTACTACCATATGGAAAAGGAGGGCGGCGTAACCATCCATCGCCTGACGGAAAGGGAAGACGAGGGGGAAATCCTGCTTCAAGAGAAGTTTCCCATTGAATTAGGCTTAAAAGAAGAGGCGTTGCTGCACCGGATTACAGAACTAGCCACAAAGCTGATGACAAAGACTGTTCGGGAGATAGAGCAGGCGGGAAAGATCCAAGGAAAGAGCAAGGGAAAGCAACCGGAGGAAAAGCCTACAAAACAAAGCCATCATGGAAAGGGGCAGCGCAAAAAACACGAGGAAACTTCAAGGAATCTGTTCAAAGGCCGCTGTATTCAGCGGGGAGAGAAATTCATCGACTGGGAGAACTGGGATGTTAAGCGGGTATATCATTTTCTTCGAGGTACCGGCGCCATGGAGCTTAACCCTCCATACTTAGGCGGGTTTTGGGAAGTTGTCGATTACCGGGAACTAAAAGGACCCTCAGAGAATACCCCGTTAATGGCAAAAGGATTACAACCGGGGGATATCGAAAAAAGCAAAGAGGGATACCGGCTGATTTGCAAAAATGGAGAAGTCCGGTTGAAATCCCGTTGGTCAATGAAAGATTTGATAAGACAACTGCTAACTGCAAGATGA
- a CDS encoding carbamoyl phosphate synthase small subunit yields the protein MKAKLVLEDGKTYQGEFIGREKEVLGEVVFNTGMNGYQELMTDPSYTNQIVVMTYPEIGNYGFNGEDVESKAPKVQALIVKELCTHPSNYRSLGGLEEYMDNHRIAGIKGVDTRSLTRYIRAKGSMRGRILPQWDPANREKGETENRTIKMENPVDSVTTKRSYALGEASGVPIAVMDFGIKKGILKELVKRGFRITVYPARTQAQEILSKRPGGILLSNGPGNPKDLVDVIPEMKKLIDSKTPIMGICLGHQLLNLAYGGDTIKLPFGHRGGNHPVKDLETGKVRITSQNHSYTVDAQKVPKNMKVTHINLNDGSVEGLCHQTDPVFSVQYHPEASPGPMDSQELFDQFYGMTEKSGVMGCL from the coding sequence ATGAAGGCAAAACTGGTGTTGGAAGATGGAAAAACCTATCAAGGGGAGTTCATCGGAAGGGAAAAGGAGGTGTTGGGTGAGGTGGTGTTTAACACGGGAATGAACGGATATCAGGAACTGATGACGGATCCCTCCTACACCAACCAAATCGTGGTGATGACCTATCCCGAGATCGGAAACTATGGATTTAACGGGGAGGACGTCGAATCAAAGGCCCCGAAGGTACAAGCCCTTATTGTAAAGGAACTGTGTACACATCCGAGCAACTACCGATCCTTGGGAGGCTTGGAGGAATATATGGACAATCACCGGATCGCAGGCATAAAAGGTGTGGATACCAGAAGCTTAACCCGCTATATTCGAGCCAAAGGTTCCATGAGGGGAAGGATTTTACCCCAGTGGGATCCAGCAAACCGGGAAAAGGGGGAAACTGAAAACCGAACAATTAAGATGGAAAATCCGGTGGACTCCGTGACAACAAAAAGGTCTTATGCATTAGGGGAAGCCTCGGGAGTTCCGATTGCGGTGATGGATTTCGGTATCAAGAAAGGAATCCTAAAAGAGTTAGTTAAACGGGGTTTTCGTATCACCGTTTATCCAGCAAGAACCCAAGCCCAAGAGATCCTTTCCAAAAGACCCGGGGGAATCCTGTTATCCAATGGTCCGGGAAATCCGAAGGATCTGGTAGACGTGATCCCGGAGATGAAAAAACTGATCGATTCCAAAACCCCAATCATGGGGATTTGTCTAGGACATCAGCTTCTGAATCTGGCCTACGGCGGAGATACGATTAAACTTCCCTTTGGTCATCGGGGAGGGAACCATCCGGTAAAGGATCTGGAAACGGGAAAGGTAAGGATTACTTCCCAGAACCACAGCTATACCGTGGATGCTCAAAAAGTGCCGAAAAACATGAAAGTGACTCATATCAACTTAAATGACGGCAGCGTTGAAGGACTCTGTCATCAAACCGATCCGGTATTTTCCGTGCAGTATCATCCTGAAGCTTCCCCCGGCCCCATGGATTCGCAGGAATTGTTCGACCAATTCTATGGAATGACAGAAAAAAGCGGGGTGATGGGATGTCTGTAG
- a CDS encoding YbaK/EbsC family protein — MSFEDVKKYFVDKGLGSRVEVLNTSSATVEMAADALGCEAKQIAKTLSFIVDKSPILVVAAGNVKMDNKKFKSHFGRRPKMIPGKSVKELIGHDVGGVCPFVVKSGVKIYLDVSLKQNDLVYPAAGSENSLVKLSIEELEEHTGFEGWVDVGK; from the coding sequence ATGTCTTTTGAAGATGTTAAAAAGTATTTTGTGGATAAAGGGCTGGGAAGTCGGGTAGAGGTTTTGAATACGTCCAGTGCAACGGTGGAAATGGCAGCCGATGCCTTGGGGTGTGAAGCGAAGCAAATTGCAAAAACACTATCCTTTATAGTGGATAAATCCCCGATATTGGTGGTAGCCGCCGGAAATGTAAAAATGGACAATAAAAAATTTAAAAGCCACTTCGGCAGACGGCCGAAAATGATTCCCGGAAAATCCGTAAAGGAACTGATCGGACATGACGTGGGAGGGGTTTGTCCCTTTGTTGTAAAGTCCGGGGTGAAGATCTACCTGGATGTTTCCCTGAAACAAAATGACCTTGTTTATCCCGCCGCCGGTAGCGAGAATAGCCTGGTTAAGCTCTCCATAGAGGAGTTGGAAGAGCATACCGGTTTTGAAGGATGGGTGGATGTGGGAAAGTAA
- the carB gene encoding carbamoyl-phosphate synthase large subunit, with the protein MSVDQKLKKVVVIGSGPIIVGQAAEFDYAGTQACLALKEEGIEVVLINSNPATIMTDTKIADRVYMEPLTSDFVKKILGKEQPEGLLPTLGGQVALNLAVDLAEEGFLDKEGIKLLGTQPEAIQQAEDRDLFNRLLGKISEPIAESKVVTSLEDAMDYGEEIGYPLIVRPAYTMGGTGGGIAENKEALKTIAALGIKSSRVGQILVERCVAGWKEVEFEVIRDKKDTCIAVCSMENVDPVGVHTGDSIVAAPSQTLANKEYQLLRSASLKIIRALKVEGGCNVQFALDPKSMDYIVIEVNPRVSRSSALASKATGYPIARIAAKIAVGLTLDEIPNPVTGIGHSAFEPSLDYVVVKIPRWPFDKFKKANRQLGTQMKATGEVMALDRSFEGALMKGIRSLELERESILLPELVALGKEELLKRILYRDDERMFYIAAGIFAGISLPWIHNKTGMDFFFLKKIENLVETEKEIQSLKGNGFQGMSPELLKKAKAMNLSDAVIAKHLGMEEKNFREQRKKRGVTAAYHMVDTCAGEFEAKTPYFYGSYGGKNETRPSRKKKVLILGSGPIRIGQGVEFDYCTVHALWTLKELGIESIVINNNPETVSTDYNASDRLYFEPLTPEDVMNVIDIEEPDGVMIQFGGQTAINLGEELAKHGVKILGTSMDSIDLAEDRDKFNQLMESLDISMPRGKTARTEKEALQAAKSIGFPLVIRPSYVLGGQNMEIIYREEELKNYMETSVFVTPRHPVLLDQYLQGMEVEVDAVSDGREVMIPAIMEHMERAGVHSGDSIGVVPPLRLSDGQKTRLYESTRKISRGLGIRGLINLQYVIHGKKILLLEVNPRSSRTVPFLSKVTGIPMINLATKAAMGMTLEEMGITPGVAEEISFYGVKVPVFSFGKLLQVEPSLGPEMKSTGESIGMEASYPKALYKALLASGLKVPLDGRLLVTIADKDKEEAMPLIKGFHQKGFSFSATAGTAKRMGERGIPAREVGMVGEEQGNVLDLIRTGKVDMVINTPVKGKQWKRDGFKIRRAAVEAGIPCITSLDTAKGILEVIDALSLNLVEIQDTIF; encoded by the coding sequence ATGTCTGTAGATCAAAAGTTAAAAAAGGTAGTGGTAATCGGATCGGGCCCTATTATTGTAGGACAGGCGGCAGAATTTGACTATGCGGGAACCCAGGCCTGCCTGGCACTGAAAGAAGAGGGCATTGAAGTGGTCCTGATCAACTCCAATCCCGCCACCATTATGACGGATACCAAAATCGCGGACCGGGTGTATATGGAGCCCTTAACATCGGATTTTGTGAAAAAAATCCTGGGAAAGGAGCAACCCGAAGGTTTGTTGCCTACCTTGGGGGGACAGGTGGCCCTGAATCTCGCCGTGGACCTAGCGGAAGAGGGGTTTTTGGATAAAGAGGGGATTAAACTGTTGGGTACCCAGCCGGAGGCTATTCAGCAAGCCGAGGACCGGGACCTGTTTAACCGGCTACTGGGGAAGATTAGTGAGCCCATTGCCGAGAGCAAAGTCGTCACCAGCTTGGAGGATGCCATGGATTACGGCGAAGAAATCGGTTATCCGTTGATTGTGCGACCCGCCTATACCATGGGGGGCACCGGCGGCGGCATTGCTGAAAATAAAGAGGCGCTTAAGACGATTGCCGCTCTGGGAATCAAAAGCAGTCGGGTGGGACAAATACTGGTGGAGCGATGCGTAGCCGGCTGGAAAGAGGTGGAGTTTGAGGTTATTCGGGATAAGAAGGACACCTGTATTGCGGTTTGCAGCATGGAAAATGTGGATCCGGTGGGGGTTCATACCGGAGACAGTATTGTGGCGGCGCCCAGTCAAACCCTGGCAAACAAGGAGTATCAGCTGCTAAGAAGCGCATCGTTAAAAATCATTCGGGCGCTGAAGGTGGAAGGAGGGTGTAACGTACAGTTTGCCCTGGACCCCAAAAGCATGGACTATATCGTCATTGAAGTAAACCCTAGGGTGAGCCGCTCCAGTGCCTTGGCTTCCAAAGCTACGGGGTATCCCATTGCACGAATTGCGGCTAAAATCGCCGTAGGTCTTACCCTGGACGAAATACCCAATCCTGTAACCGGAATCGGTCACTCGGCCTTCGAGCCCAGTCTGGATTATGTGGTGGTGAAAATTCCCCGATGGCCCTTTGACAAATTTAAAAAGGCGAACCGACAGCTGGGAACCCAGATGAAGGCCACGGGGGAGGTCATGGCCCTGGACCGAAGCTTTGAGGGAGCACTGATGAAGGGGATCCGGTCCCTGGAGCTTGAACGGGAAAGCATCCTGTTGCCGGAGCTTGTGGCCCTGGGAAAAGAGGAACTGTTAAAGCGTATCCTTTACAGAGATGACGAGCGGATGTTTTATATTGCGGCGGGGATATTTGCCGGAATTAGTCTTCCCTGGATCCACAACAAAACCGGTATGGATTTCTTTTTCTTAAAGAAAATCGAAAATCTGGTGGAAACAGAAAAGGAAATACAGTCCCTGAAAGGGAACGGTTTCCAGGGAATGTCCCCGGAACTTTTGAAAAAGGCGAAAGCCATGAACCTTTCCGATGCTGTGATCGCCAAACACTTAGGGATGGAGGAGAAGAATTTTCGAGAACAGAGAAAAAAGCGGGGGGTGACAGCGGCCTATCATATGGTGGACACCTGTGCCGGAGAATTCGAAGCCAAAACCCCCTACTTTTACGGCAGCTATGGAGGGAAAAATGAAACCCGTCCCTCCAGGAAGAAAAAGGTGTTGATTTTAGGTTCCGGGCCCATTCGGATTGGCCAGGGAGTGGAGTTCGACTACTGCACCGTTCATGCTCTTTGGACCCTGAAAGAGCTTGGTATTGAATCCATTGTGATCAATAACAATCCCGAGACCGTCAGCACCGATTACAACGCATCGGATCGATTGTATTTCGAACCCCTTACTCCGGAGGATGTGATGAACGTCATTGACATCGAAGAACCCGACGGAGTGATGATACAGTTCGGCGGACAGACGGCCATCAATCTGGGAGAGGAATTGGCAAAACATGGGGTCAAGATACTGGGCACCTCCATGGATTCCATCGACTTAGCAGAAGACCGGGATAAATTCAATCAGCTGATGGAGTCTTTGGATATTTCCATGCCCCGGGGAAAAACCGCAAGGACGGAAAAAGAAGCCTTGCAGGCGGCAAAGAGTATTGGTTTTCCGTTGGTGATCCGTCCCTCCTATGTGCTGGGCGGGCAGAATATGGAAATTATTTATAGGGAAGAAGAGCTGAAAAACTATATGGAAACCTCTGTATTTGTTACGCCGAGGCATCCGGTGCTTCTAGATCAATACCTCCAGGGAATGGAAGTGGAAGTGGATGCCGTCTCCGACGGCAGGGAAGTGATGATTCCTGCGATCATGGAACATATGGAGCGGGCCGGTGTCCACTCGGGGGACAGCATCGGTGTGGTACCGCCTCTTCGTCTGAGCGACGGACAGAAAACCCGGCTTTATGAGAGCACCCGAAAAATTTCCCGAGGGCTGGGGATTAGAGGATTGATTAATCTTCAGTATGTAATTCATGGGAAAAAAATCCTTCTCCTGGAAGTCAATCCCCGGTCCAGCCGGACGGTACCCTTCTTAAGTAAAGTTACCGGTATTCCCATGATCAACCTTGCAACAAAGGCAGCGATGGGCATGACCTTAGAAGAAATGGGAATAACCCCGGGAGTGGCGGAGGAAATATCCTTCTACGGGGTAAAGGTCCCGGTATTTTCCTTCGGGAAGCTTCTTCAAGTGGAGCCCTCCCTGGGGCCGGAAATGAAATCCACCGGGGAATCCATCGGAATGGAAGCTTCGTACCCGAAAGCTCTTTATAAAGCCCTGTTGGCTTCGGGGCTTAAGGTTCCCCTGGACGGCAGGTTGCTGGTAACCATTGCGGATAAAGACAAGGAAGAAGCAATGCCTCTGATAAAAGGATTTCACCAAAAAGGCTTCAGTTTTTCCGCCACCGCCGGAACCGCCAAGAGAATGGGCGAGAGGGGGATCCCGGCACGGGAAGTCGGGATGGTTGGCGAGGAGCAAGGAAATGTGCTGGATTTGATTCGGACAGGCAAGGTGGATATGGTCATTAATACCCCGGTTAAAGGAAAGCAGTGGAAACGGGACGGATTTAAAATTCGCAGGGCGGCAGTGGAGGCCGGGATTCCCTGTATTACATCTTTAGATACCGCGAAGGGGATTTTAGAAGTTATCGATGCCTTATCTCTGAATTTGGTGGAAATCCAAGACACCATCTTTTAA
- a CDS encoding MerR family transcriptional regulator produces the protein MLDKEKKLTVGEVAKKLNVTVRTIQYYDQIGLVTPTEFTEGGRRLYSVRDYVKLHQILSLKEFGFSLKEIKEQLMPAGTVEEMNKYLIKQEALIEEEIKRNQVTYELLHKFRKEMNQLGKVDWEVFLEIIHLLRNQDEHYWIVKYLDKDLYEKIKERTVKEEGQHYIKRMKALCDQAKALQDQGILPDSEEGMAIAKQWWDEIMGFTKGDMKMIQQLTELTEKSREEKPTEFLQVFRSVEKYISKALAAYFEENAIELKEEK, from the coding sequence ATGCTTGATAAAGAAAAAAAGCTGACCGTTGGAGAAGTGGCAAAGAAATTGAATGTGACCGTTCGAACCATTCAGTATTACGACCAGATCGGTTTGGTAACACCGACGGAGTTTACCGAAGGGGGCCGGCGGCTCTACAGTGTACGGGACTATGTAAAGCTCCATCAGATCCTCAGTTTGAAAGAATTCGGATTCAGCCTGAAGGAGATTAAAGAACAGCTGATGCCGGCGGGAACCGTGGAGGAAATGAATAAGTATTTAATCAAACAGGAAGCCCTGATTGAAGAGGAAATCAAAAGAAATCAGGTGACCTATGAACTGCTTCATAAATTTCGGAAAGAAATGAATCAACTGGGGAAAGTGGACTGGGAAGTGTTTCTGGAAATTATTCATCTGCTGAGAAATCAGGACGAACATTACTGGATTGTTAAATACCTGGATAAGGATCTCTATGAAAAAATCAAGGAACGGACGGTAAAGGAGGAAGGGCAGCACTATATTAAAAGAATGAAAGCCCTTTGCGATCAGGCGAAAGCATTACAAGATCAAGGGATTTTACCGGATTCCGAGGAAGGCATGGCCATAGCAAAGCAGTGGTGGGATGAGATTATGGGTTTTACCAAAGGGGATATGAAAATGATTCAGCAGTTGACGGAACTGACGGAAAAAAGCAGAGAAGAGAAGCCAACAGAGTTTTTACAGGTTTTTCGCAGCGTGGAGAAGTATATATCCAAAGCCCTGGCGGCCTATTTCGAGGAAAATGCCATTGAGTTAAAGGAGGAAAAATGA
- a CDS encoding FMN-binding protein, whose product MKNHVLAVLVLAAVSIVLLFIFVSDPNGPPDDVDITHDYDDGTYRGVYEDQGNQQISIEFDLENGVFTDMSYRNLFYASNDYLSAEPGDTFYPIRSQHEQALEYLTGRSPDDIDDLYRPGELLDDYEGFSGATVRGTKIRSAIQDGLNRGLYAPANEDFNREIGEYDDGTYRGFFSDTGDQQLNIEFELIDNTFQDLSYRHLYYAGNYYLEAEEGDSIYPIKLQHEQVLDYLEDSDLPTMFDLHEPGPDEFVEDIDGFTGATLRASKVFSSMMDALNRGLYQPADEDYDREIADYPTGRYRGVYGERGQQQVSVQFYVMDGEFTDLTYRHLEYGDTYYHELEEGDEHYPVTVQYEYVLAHLDGQPLDALFDLYYPEEFIDDIDVYTGATLRANKVLSAIKDGFNRGIY is encoded by the coding sequence ATGAAAAACCATGTTTTAGCAGTTTTAGTTTTAGCGGCTGTCAGTATCGTTCTTTTGTTTATCTTTGTCTCGGATCCCAACGGACCCCCGGATGACGTGGATATCACCCATGATTATGACGACGGAACTTACCGGGGCGTCTATGAGGATCAAGGAAACCAGCAGATCAGTATTGAATTCGACTTGGAAAACGGAGTTTTTACCGACATGAGTTATCGAAATCTTTTTTACGCCAGCAATGATTATCTTTCAGCGGAACCCGGCGATACCTTCTATCCCATTCGTTCCCAACATGAGCAGGCCTTGGAGTATTTAACCGGAAGAAGTCCCGATGATATTGATGATCTTTACCGCCCGGGAGAACTACTCGATGATTATGAAGGATTCAGCGGCGCAACTGTAAGAGGCACCAAAATCCGCTCTGCCATCCAGGATGGATTGAACCGAGGACTTTACGCCCCTGCCAATGAGGATTTCAACCGGGAGATCGGGGAATATGATGATGGAACCTACCGAGGATTTTTTTCTGACACCGGGGACCAGCAACTAAATATTGAGTTTGAACTAATCGACAATACTTTTCAGGACTTAAGCTATCGCCACCTTTACTATGCGGGGAACTATTATCTTGAGGCAGAGGAAGGAGATAGTATATACCCCATCAAACTGCAACACGAGCAGGTTTTAGACTATCTTGAGGACAGTGACCTTCCCACGATGTTTGATCTGCATGAGCCGGGCCCCGATGAGTTTGTTGAGGACATTGACGGGTTTACCGGAGCCACCCTTCGAGCGAGCAAGGTTTTCTCCTCGATGATGGATGCTCTTAACCGAGGACTATACCAACCTGCCGATGAGGACTATGACCGGGAGATCGCAGACTATCCTACAGGACGTTATCGGGGGGTTTACGGAGAGCGGGGCCAACAGCAGGTCAGTGTTCAATTTTATGTAATGGACGGAGAGTTTACCGATTTAACTTACCGTCATTTAGAATACGGGGACACTTACTACCACGAGTTGGAGGAGGGGGATGAACATTACCCCGTTACCGTACAGTACGAATATGTACTGGCCCATCTGGATGGTCAACCTCTGGATGCTCTGTTCGACCTATATTACCCGGAAGAGTTTATCGATGATATTGATGTCTACACCGGAGCCACCCTTCGGGCAAACAAAGTATTATCCGCAATTAAAGACGGATTCAATCGGGGCATTTACTAA
- a CDS encoding VanW family protein: MQPIQRSKFRLLLGKNYYTLRKHLQWQFSKEPYAHRQEKEIRPHLYFSHRTPLYRKLKNVDMWLQENKVTNLKIAIKRLNGLVLYPGETLSYWKRIGNPTAKKGYLKGMQLSHGSFIANVGGGLCQLSNLIYWMTLHTPLRVTERNRHSYDVFPDVKRKQPFGSGATCVYNYVDLQIKNETDTPMQLCLEVSDTHLIGAWRGEAALKNNYEVYEKEHWVTHEYWGGYLRHNIIHRKVKNSQGVMIDDQYVTENHAIMMYQPFLEQGELKGEG; encoded by the coding sequence TTGCAGCCGATTCAGCGCAGCAAGTTCCGACTATTACTCGGAAAAAACTATTATACCCTAAGAAAACATCTTCAGTGGCAGTTTTCCAAGGAGCCATATGCCCATCGACAGGAAAAGGAAATCCGCCCCCATCTGTATTTCAGCCATAGAACCCCCTTATATCGAAAACTGAAAAACGTGGATATGTGGCTTCAGGAAAACAAAGTGACAAATCTAAAAATCGCCATTAAAAGATTAAACGGCCTGGTGCTATATCCGGGTGAGACTCTGTCCTACTGGAAACGAATCGGAAATCCCACCGCAAAAAAAGGGTATCTAAAAGGAATGCAGCTCTCCCATGGAAGTTTTATTGCCAATGTGGGAGGAGGGCTTTGTCAGCTTTCCAATCTTATTTACTGGATGACCCTTCATACACCGCTGAGGGTTACCGAGAGAAATCGTCATAGCTACGATGTGTTTCCCGACGTGAAGAGAAAGCAGCCCTTTGGCAGCGGTGCCACTTGTGTGTATAATTATGTGGATCTGCAGATTAAAAATGAGACCGACACCCCGATGCAGCTTTGTTTGGAAGTAAGTGACACTCATCTGATCGGCGCATGGCGGGGAGAAGCGGCTTTAAAAAACAACTATGAAGTCTATGAAAAAGAACACTGGGTAACCCATGAATACTGGGGAGGCTATCTTCGCCATAATATCATTCACCGGAAAGTGAAAAATTCCCAGGGGGTTATGATTGATGATCAGTACGTTACGGAGAATCATGCCATCATGATGTATCAGCCTTTTTTGGAACAGGGAGAATTGAAGGGGGAAGGTTAA
- a CDS encoding ABC transporter ATP-binding protein — protein sequence MIEVNNLVKSYGKETVLKGISFTVEEGEIFALLGPNGAGKTTTLECLEGLREYDLGEVQVFGENPKKAIEGGTIGVQLQSSSLPANLSVKDSMKLFCHWNQIKYRKDLLENLGLDVLENKAYKTLSTGQKRRLHLALALTHRPKVLFLDEPTAGLDVEARVSLHDEIRKLKKGGTTIILASHDMAEVEALCDRVGILVQGELRSMGTPGEIIREVEKEQWIEVQWKEELSNPVFQHLFDHQIIQGVHRFKTEKQLEGLREILDFTENNQLNLSDLRIQKPTLEQRFIQIAKGGM from the coding sequence ATGATCGAAGTAAATAATTTGGTAAAAAGTTACGGTAAAGAAACCGTATTAAAGGGCATCAGTTTTACGGTGGAAGAAGGGGAGATTTTCGCATTGCTGGGACCCAACGGGGCTGGGAAAACCACCACCCTGGAATGTCTGGAAGGTCTTCGGGAGTATGATCTGGGGGAGGTTCAAGTCTTTGGAGAAAACCCGAAAAAAGCCATTGAAGGGGGAACCATCGGTGTTCAGTTGCAGTCCTCTTCTCTTCCGGCAAACCTCTCCGTAAAGGACTCCATGAAACTCTTTTGCCATTGGAATCAAATAAAATACCGAAAGGATTTGCTCGAAAACTTAGGTCTTGATGTATTGGAAAACAAAGCCTATAAAACCCTGTCCACGGGCCAGAAAAGACGACTGCATTTGGCCCTGGCCTTAACCCACCGGCCGAAGGTATTATTTTTGGATGAGCCCACCGCTGGATTGGACGTAGAGGCCCGGGTAAGCCTCCATGATGAAATTCGAAAACTGAAAAAGGGGGGCACCACCATCATTCTGGCTTCCCACGACATGGCGGAGGTGGAAGCCCTGTGTGACCGGGTGGGAATCCTGGTTCAAGGAGAGCTCCGGTCTATGGGAACCCCGGGAGAGATCATCCGGGAAGTGGAAAAAGAACAGTGGATTGAGGTGCAGTGGAAAGAGGAATTGTCGAATCCTGTATTTCAGCATCTCTTTGATCATCAAATCATTCAAGGGGTCCATCGGTTTAAAACAGAGAAACAATTGGAAGGGCTGCGGGAAATTTTGGATTTTACGGAAAACAACCAACTAAACTTATCGGACTTAAGAATCCAAAAACCTACCCTGGAACAGCGGTTTATTCAAATTGCCAAGGGAGGCATGTAA
- a CDS encoding M20 metallopeptidase family protein — MNKKNLTKVIELRHRLHQYPELSMEEKRTKETLIGFLKEHTKLEIRDRGRWFYAVYRKKEGLKNTAFRADFDAIKMKEGINLPYGSRNPGVAHKCGHDGHAAALVALAMEVDQQGADQNLFFLFQHAEEIAKGARECREVIDEEKIDEIFAFHNRSGAPRHAVQVIDGTTNFGSVGMIIEMKGSPTHASQPEFGKNPAYAIARVITKLEKITEKPSSQGLLLSTVVGVEVGEGAFGIAASEGKLLITFRGEIEAELEGLLRNVEKMASMEAASDGLDIKISYEDRFPVTSNNKKSVDKVRRVAKDNGLTVIELKEGMRGSEDFGYYLEKTRGALFFIGNGENHPEIHTEEYDFPDEIIETAVKMFKGLLK, encoded by the coding sequence ATGAATAAGAAAAATCTTACAAAGGTCATCGAGTTACGTCATCGGCTGCATCAGTATCCGGAGTTGTCCATGGAGGAAAAAAGGACTAAGGAAACCCTTATCGGGTTCTTAAAAGAACATACGAAGCTTGAGATCCGGGATCGGGGTCGATGGTTTTATGCGGTATATCGGAAAAAGGAAGGGCTAAAAAACACCGCATTTCGGGCGGACTTTGATGCGATTAAAATGAAGGAAGGAATCAACCTTCCCTACGGATCCCGGAATCCGGGGGTCGCCCATAAATGCGGCCACGACGGCCACGCTGCTGCCCTTGTTGCACTGGCTATGGAAGTGGATCAACAGGGAGCAGATCAAAATCTGTTCTTTCTTTTCCAACATGCCGAGGAGATTGCCAAAGGGGCAAGGGAGTGCAGGGAGGTTATCGATGAAGAGAAGATTGATGAAATCTTTGCTTTTCATAATAGAAGCGGCGCTCCAAGACACGCCGTTCAAGTGATTGACGGAACTACCAACTTTGGCTCTGTGGGAATGATAATTGAAATGAAAGGGTCACCCACCCATGCCAGTCAGCCGGAATTCGGGAAGAATCCGGCCTACGCCATAGCAAGAGTGATTACGAAACTGGAGAAAATTACGGAAAAGCCCAGCAGTCAAGGATTGCTTCTCAGCACCGTAGTGGGAGTAGAGGTGGGGGAAGGCGCATTCGGAATCGCTGCATCAGAGGGCAAACTACTCATTACTTTTAGGGGAGAAATAGAGGCGGAGCTGGAGGGTTTATTACGCAACGTTGAAAAAATGGCAAGCATGGAAGCAGCATCCGACGGATTGGATATTAAAATTTCCTATGAAGACCGCTTCCCTGTGACCTCCAATAATAAAAAGAGCGTGGATAAAGTAAGACGGGTTGCCAAAGACAATGGGTTAACTGTAATTGAACTGAAGGAAGGTATGCGTGGATCCGAGGATTTTGGTTATTATCTGGAAAAAACCCGGGGGGCACTGTTTTTTATCGGAAACGGAGAAAATCATCCGGAAATTCACACCGAGGAATATGATTTTCCCGACGAGATCATAGAGACTGCGGTGAAAATGTTCAAAGGATTATTAAAATAG